The DNA window aTTACCGGCTCCACAACGACTTCTAAGGATGCGTTATTCGAAAGGGCAAACCACATCCAATCACTCCCTCATTCAACTTTCATTCTTGACACGCGATATTCGTGTTGAAATATACATACGATTAAGCTCCTCACGAACGCTAAGGTCGATGTTTTCCATGTTAACTGACGACGGGTCAAGTGCTGGTGCTGTGGAGCTTGATGCTGCCTCCTACATATCACATGACATAAACCCATAAGTAAGCTGTCAGGCGTATTCCTTGATGCAGTCACACACTCACAAAGTTTCGTGATGAACCAATACAACTCATACCTGACTTGTCGCTCCTGTGGTTTCCTGAAATTGCTTTTCCCTGATCGCGCTTTTTATGTTGAGCTCTTCAACCTTCAGCTTACTTAACTGGTCATTAAACTTGCTCAACATTGACAGAATCAACCTTTCCTCTTCTTGAAGATAGCGCATAAGCTTTAGCTCCGCCATTTTAAGCCTTGCATTGGCTCTTTTATTGGCGTTTGGATTTTGGATTTCTTTGGCTTGTCCGTGTTGTTCGGCTGTTCGGTACTTGGTTCGGCAGCCACCACGATTCCTACTCAGAGTCATAACTTGAAGCAAATAAAGTAAAAGGCTCAGTAGAACACGTCTAAGTTTCTAGAACAAGTAGTCACATATGTAGATCATATGTAGAACAAAGCAACAATATCTTTGAAGAAATATCATATATTGGTCAGATGACCAAATAAACTGACGTCATCCACGTCAACATGGCtcgctatgtggtgtagtttaTGTGGTTTATGTTTACGTATGTGAGCTTGAAGGCGAGGCCAATCGGGAAAACCAATTCACGGGTTTTCCGAACCAGGCGTTTTTGCACAAGACAGTTGAACAATGGGATTCATGGCATTAACCATGAATTGTTAAGGACGATGGATTGTGTTGTGTAATCCAATGATAGTGTGTTACACATTCAGGTATGCTCTCGGTGTATTTGCAAATTTCCAACGTTTGGTGTCCTGTATCCTAGACCGATATATACGATGCAACTCTGTCGTCTGTATTTCCCGTCTCTGCTGTCAATTTGCAGAATGCAGAATTTGCAGTGCAGAACTACTGCTGCTGAAAACGCAGTCGTATGTAGTAGTGCATCTTGCCCCGTTGGTTGAATACGATGCATTTCTATGACTTTTTGGTGAGCTGTTGAGATCTGTCACCATAACGAGAACGGAGGGGACTGTTCATTGCGTCGTGGAAGACGACCGCACAGATGACACTCGCACGAGCTGTTGCCCAGTGTCATATGAATTTTAGCACGTTATtagaatcatcatcatcggctGTTTGACGCGCACAAATATAAGGGGCAAAACTGGTAAGTGAAACAGTACTGCTGTTGTCACGTATATTATTCATGATCAACATCGAGTG is part of the Ornithodoros turicata isolate Travis unplaced genomic scaffold, ASM3712646v1 ctg00000746.1, whole genome shotgun sequence genome and encodes:
- the LOC135374831 gene encoding snRNA-activating protein complex subunit 5-like translates to MAELKLMRYLQEEERLILSMLSKFNDQLSKLKVEELNIKSAIREKQFQETTGATSQEAASSSTAPALDPSSVNMENIDLSVREELNLLARASFLDFEEEEEEDDGEGDM